The following are from one region of the Cervus canadensis isolate Bull #8, Minnesota chromosome 21, ASM1932006v1, whole genome shotgun sequence genome:
- the PTHLH gene encoding parathyroid hormone-related protein, translating to MLWRLVQQWSVAVFLLSYSVPSCGRSVEELGRRLKRAVSEHQLLHDKGKSIQDLRRRFFLHHLIAEIHTAEIRATSEVSPNSKPAPNTKNHPVRFGSDDEGKYLTQETNKVETYKEQPLKTPGKKKKSKPGKRKEQEKKKRRTRSTLLTSGVAGTGLEEDYLCDISATSLELDSRRH from the exons ATGCTGTGGAGGCTAGTTCAGCAATGGAGCGTCGCGGTGTTCCTGCTGAGCTATTCGGTGCCCTCCTGCGGGCGCTCGGTGGAGGAGCTCGGCCGCCGACT CAAAAGGGCTGTGTCTGAGCACCAGCTCCTCCATGACAAGGGGAAGTCCATCCAAGATTTACGGCGTCGGTTCTTCCTCCACCACCTGATCGCGGAAATCCACACAGCCGAAATCAGAGCTACCTCGGAGGTGTCCCCCAACTCCAAGCCTGCTCCCAACACCAAGAACCACCCTGTCCGCTTTGGGTCTGATGATGAGGGTAAATACCTGACTCAGGAAACTAACAAGGTGGAGACATACAAAGAGCAGCCACTGAAGACGcctggcaagaaaaagaaaagcaagcctGGCAAAcgcaaggagcaggaaaagaagaaacGGCGAACTCGGTCAACCCTGCTGACCTCAGGCGTGGCTGGGACTGGGCTGGAAGAGGACTACCTATGTGACATCTCCGCAACATCGCTGGAGCTCGACTCACG GAGGCATTGA